CCAGGCGGTAGATGAACGGCCGGAAGCCCACTCCCTGGACGATCCCGTTTATTTTTATCTTTATTGCGGTCATCATCTGACTTTAAAAAATGCCGTCCAATCTCATTCCGGACGGCGAAACTTCAAACAATATTATATTCCCAAACGCCTTAAATATCAAGGAATATCTGCGGTCTTGTAATTTGGAGTAAAATAGTATATGCTTACTGCCCTATGCTCGAAAAAACCATATATCCTGAAAAGATTCCGCAAAACGAGCCGGATCGCAGCCTGAAGATATCGGTGATTGAAGGCAGCTTTGCCACCGTCCACATCGCCGTCAGCCTGGGGGCGCTGGTGACCGGATACGCCCTGATGCTGGGGGCCAACGATTTTCACCTGGGACTGCTGGCGGCCTTGAATGCCCTGTCCACCGTGGGCTCGGTGGTCAGCGCCCAGATATTGAGCCGGCTGGGCAGCCGCAAGAAACTGACCGTCTGGGGCGCCACCGTCGGGCGGGCATTGTGGGCACTGCTCTGCCTTCTGCCCTTTATGAACATGATGCCCGGCTGGAAGCTGGCCCTGTTCTTTGCCGTAATGTTTCTGGGGAACACCATCCTCAGCGCGGCCAATACCGCCTGGCTTTCCTGGATGACCGATCTGGTTCCCCTGGACCGCCGGGGCAGCTATTTTGGCAAGCGCAGCGCCATCCTGGGGGCAGTGACCATGCTTACCAATTACGGGGCCGGCTGGGGCTTTGACCGCCTGAAGACAGCCGGGCTGCAGGACCAGGGGTTTGCTTTGGTATTCGGGCTGGCGGCCCTGTGCGCCGTGATCGCCGGGCTGATCCTGAACCGCCAGTGGGAACCGCCTTTAAAGGGCGAAAAAAACCGGTCCATTTACGAGATCGTAAGGCTGCCCTTCGCCGATCCCAATTTCAAAAAACTGCTGACCTTCTTTATTTTCTGGTCGCTGTCCACCGCTGTGGCCGGTCCCTTCTTCGGGGCTCATATGATCAAGAACCTCAAAATGCCCTACGCGGTGATCGCCCTTTACTCCATCATGGCCGGAATGCTGAACCTGGCCACCCAGCCTTTGTGGGGCCGGATA
The window above is part of the candidate division TA06 bacterium genome. Proteins encoded here:
- a CDS encoding MFS transporter, coding for MLEKTIYPEKIPQNEPDRSLKISVIEGSFATVHIAVSLGALVTGYALMLGANDFHLGLLAALNALSTVGSVVSAQILSRLGSRKKLTVWGATVGRALWALLCLLPFMNMMPGWKLALFFAVMFLGNTILSAANTAWLSWMTDLVPLDRRGSYFGKRSAILGAVTMLTNYGAGWGFDRLKTAGLQDQGFALVFGLAALCAVIAGLILNRQWEPPLKGEKNRSIYEIVRLPFADPNFKKLLTFFIFWSLSTAVAGPFFGAHMIKNLKMPYAVIALYSIMAGMLNLATQPLWGRIIDKLGNRPVLIFNLIGIFFLPLFWLFATPAFYLPIWVDAFLTGFFWPGFTLAGFNLLLLTAPEQNRTSYLSIYTVTTGFAVFLASLLGGWLANALHDFKFLLLGHTIINFHLLFAFSSLARIFTLPLALRLNEEKARSVGTLLNLFGDKISQNFMGGWEAGVVLIKKVARV